From the Mus musculus strain C57BL/6J chromosome 10, GRCm38.p6 C57BL/6J genome, the window agtggggctgtagctcagtagGTAGGACATTCACCAAACATGAGGGAAATCCTAAGGTCTGTCCTCTGAACTGCTGGCGcacacctgccatcccagcacttgtgTGGAAGTACgaggatcgggagttcaaggcgatcctcagctacatatgaactggagaccaacctgggctatatgagaacctgttaaaaataaaagtaaaagaccCCTTTGATCGCCGCACCAGATGGCAGAGAGATCCTGTGAGTTTtaggatttttaaattatttcaaaaacaaagataGCAAATGAATATAGCAATAAAAAGCCCTCTGGGAACAGCACAGTTTTAAGAAGTAGCTGAGTTTGGACATTCAGGCTTGGGAGGCAGCTGAGAATACCTGGAGGACacgcctcttctcttctcccctcaggTTACAATGCCCTTCACCTGGCAGCCAAGTACGGGCACCCAGAGTGTCTGAAGCAACTCTTGGAGGTCCTGATGTCCATTCCCTGTCTATACTGAATTCCAGCTATTTCTCCAAACCCCAGCTGCTCCTGGTCCCCAGCCCTGCCTTGCCCCTTTGTTACAGCCATCAAAGTAGGGCTATCCGGAGGGCTGGAACATGGGTTCTCAGCAGAGGAAGATGGTAGAGGGGAGAAAAAGagcctgaggggctggagagatataaTGAATctgccaggcacggtggcacacgcctttaatcccagcaattgggaggtagaggcaggcggatttttgagttcgaggccagcctggtctacaaagcccaggacagccagggctatacagagaaaccctgtctcgaaaaacaaaaacaaaacaaaacaaaacataatgaaTCTGTGGGTCTCATTTGCCTCAAGCTTGATCTTTGTTCCCTGGGACGCACATGGAAGGAAAGAGCAACCTCCCACAGGTTATCCTCCACTCTCAGCAGTGTGCCCTGCCAtatgtgagcatgcacacacagaaagaaggccatagagagttacaggaaagaccctgagataaagcagggagcaggggagggCAGGAGAAATCAGTCACTCCGGAAACAGAGATGACATCACCTGTCACTCCTTCCCAGGCTTCCTGCGTGGTGGACATCGAGGACAGCAGTGGGTGGACAGCCCTTCACCATGCAGGTAGGTGCAGCTAGATTCTCCCGAATTCAAGGAAGGCCCTCTACCAACGAGCTACATCCACAGCCCTCACTAGGGAACTCTAGGTGGGGCTCCTCCCtgaccacgcccccagcccctcagaccacgccccccagcccctcactgggattCTAACAGGGACTCTACCCTGACCACGCCCTTAGTTTTTAAAGAATCTGTGTTCATGTGTCCCTGCGTGTGGCCTGTGGAAGTCAAAGACAATCTTAAGGTGTCATCATCAGGTACCCTCCACaccctctgagacagggtctctctctgaaacTGGTCTTCACGATTAAAGCTAGGTTGGCTGACCAGTGAACCttggatccccctgcctctgccttcctggtgctggggtcacagacatGCACTCCCATACCTGACTTATGTGAGTTTTGGGAATAAGGCGCAGGTCCTCAGACTTCCTAGCCCTCTCAGTATGTTGACATAGAGTCtctctctgtagcctaggcttaACCTTGAAGTCAGGGTTCTACTGCCTCCGCCTCTGGGTTTTTGGGTGACAGATGTGGGCCACTGTCCCTATCTGCTTTGCTTCTTTTGACCTGAATGCAGTCCCCAACAGAACCAGGCCCTTTTGCCCATTGCACAAAGAAGTTAGGCACATGTACTAGTGGGGGAACCCTATTCCTTGGACCCCAAAGCCTAGTCCCTGGGTGTACAAAGTGGGGTGCCTAGAACCCTAATTCCCTCCAGGGTCTCCTGGGTGCCTTGATTGCAGATAGGTCCTCCAGCACACCCCTCAAACCCAGACTCCATCCTCAGAGCAATTAAGGACTTACTGGAGCCAGTGAGCACAGGGTCCAGGTTAGAGCCACCTGTCCCCAGGGACGGCACACTTGAATTTACTTTAGGGGTAAGGTAATTAGCCACTAATTCCCCAGTCAGAGTGGCACCACCAGGTGGTGTCGATGCCAATAGGGGATATCTTAACAATTAAgttgcatttattcatttattgtgagGTTAGGGACATCCTTGTCATGGTGCTTGTGTGACAGTCAGAAGGTGACTTTTAGGAGTTGTTTGTCTCTCCACCGGCTGGCTCCTGGatgttgaactcaggtcacttggcagcaagcacttttaccaactgagccatctttgagacccattttttaataagttgtttttatttgattttacatttttgtgaaaaaatattttaaaaatgtgtatgagtgtggttTGGTTGCATGCATGGCTGTGTTCCATATAAGTGCCTGGTACCATCAGAGGCCAAAaaggggtgtcagatccctggaacttttACAtacatgagctgccatgtgggtgttgggaattgaaactGAGTCCTCTGtgggagtagccagtgctctgttGAGCCATCATTCCAGCTCTGAGGTTTTAGTTGAGGTATGGTCTcaatctgtagcccaggctggcccctaaCTTGCAGCCATCTTCCATCCTGGGCCTTCCAGCTGCTGGGATGACAAATGTTAACTGCTATAatgtatagtgagttctaggccagcctaggttacagacTAAGACACTGTCTCAGCAATAAAATTATAGTGTTCTTGGCAGGCAGCTGTCTCTCCCACctactcttcttttttcttgtctgTCCCAGCGGCTGGTGGTTGTCTGTCCTGCTCAAAGCTGCTCTGTTCCTTTAAGGCACACATGAACCCCCGGGACCGGGTGAGCTGCTGGGGTCTCATTGGGTGGGAGGTACAGTGTTATCCTTATGATAGATGCTCACCATGGGCAACACCCCAGGCATCATCTGCAAAGCACGGGTGAGACTCATGCCATTTCATCCTCTCTACCAGTCGGGTGCCACACCCCTCATCATAGCGGCTCAGATGTGTCACACAGATCTGTGCCGCCTCCTCCTACAGCAGGGGGCTGCCACAAATGACCAGGACCTGCAAGGCAGGTGAGCACTTCCCCTCTAGACCTTTCCATCATATGCTGCATGATTTGGGGCAAATATCTTGACCTCTTTAAGCTGGTGACCTAGtcacctcttcctcccttctcttcctggcCTGGGTACAAAGACAGTTGTATGGTGTTGGGGACAAGCCTCTGTCCCCTCAGCAGCTCCTTTATCCCACAGGACAGCCTTGATGCTGGCATGTGAGGGGGGCAGCCCTGAGACTGTTGAAGTACTCCTGCAGGGTGGAGCCCAGTTGAGCATCACTGATGCACTGGGCCAGGATGCCACTCACTACGGAGCCCTGACTGGAGACAAACTCATCTTGCAGCTTCTACACGAGTCTGCACGGCGCTCTTCACCTCCCAGTGGTATGCAAGCCCTACCCTTGCTCTCCTAGGCAGTTTCTGGCCATCTCCTTATATGTTACTGATAGTTTCGAGGTACTCCAGTCTGCTGTCATGAACATTTTCATGCTTCTTAACTCAGGGCAGTTTCAAGAAGCCTCAGTGGTCTGAGGATCCACTGTGATTTTCTGGGTCATCCTTAGTATAGAGACTCTGCCTTTCCTAAGAGGtggcaccccacccacccactccaacctgGAGCTCCAGTGCCCTGAGTCTCTGAGAGATTAAAGGTTCTCCCCACCCAGGACTCTACCCATAGGTCTCTCTACCTTACTGTCCCTTATTCAGAGGCTGGACTTTGTGGTGCCTGACTAGGAGACCAGAGCAGTTAGATCTGAGTTTGTGGTTAGCCTGAGGTACAGAGCGAGACTCACAGTATGAACAAAAGAAGCACTAATGCTTTGGAAGCTTTGAGAGCCTGTGGAATACCTTGGGTTGGCCAGTGACCTTTCTGAGAACTGAGAACTGTGTGCTGAGAACTGGGAACTGTGTGCCCGActgtttcccctctctccccagcctctcTAGAGGAGGACTCCGGAGAGGCCTCATCCCAGGTAGGAATCCGGAATCCGTGAACGTCCCCAGTGCTATGCACCACTCACTGTCCCCTGACCTACAGGAAGAGACAGACCTCTATGTACAGAGTTCTGTCATGGCCCCTATCCAGGATCTGTCCCTGCTCAGTGGCAGTGACACGAACACCAGCAGTCCTGCACACTAGGGACAGTGGATCTGGGACAGGTGACTGAGGACTGGGGTTGCTAAGGGCTGCTTCAGGCAGAGCAAGAGCGGGCCTGGCCACTTTCCACATTCCTGCCCTGGGTCTGCTGTGTCTCAGGCTTCATGGAGAATAGAAAATGACATAGAAGCCGACAGAGCCAGGGAAAGTATAAAGTACCAACAGCGAACCGTACGATCTAGAGTAAGTGGGAAGACACGGGGTCCTTCACAGTATGGAGGAGGCAGGGGAGCTGAGGCTGCTGACAGCAGCGGGTGGTCACATTGTATCCCCGAAGTGGATCCTGGCCCTGTACCCATGTGCTACACCCCCTCTGCCCATACCAGAACTCAGTGTCAAGCCATGAGAAACAAGGAGCCCCCAAGAAGAGGAAGGCACCCCAGCCTCCAGCCAGCACACCAGTTCCTGTAAGAGTTGGGGGGAGCCTGTGGCAAGGTGGGATTCTGCTAGCTCTAGAGACTTTACCTAAAGTGGTGTCCCCTGATGGGGAGGGGACAGGACGATCGGGATGCTTATGAGGAGATTGTACGCCTGAGACAAGAGAGAGGCCGGCTCCTGCAAAAGATCAGGGGCCTGGAACAGCACAAGGAACGGAGGAGGAAGGAGGTTAGGAGGCTGCAGCCCTGCAGTCTGGAGCAATTCCCTGGGATATCATACCACCTACCTTCCTATCCTTCCTTCACCCTTTCTTCCCCACTGTCCCTTTGCTCCTGACATGCAGCCCCCTCACTGGCCTTTCAACAATGCAGGCTCTGTTCAGCCCTAGGGCCTTTGCCCATGGTGTCTGCAGTACAGAATTGCTGTCTCTCCAGCTGTCCCCAAGGCTCCCTTTCTCCAACATCTCCCCTGCCACCATATTTGAAATTGTATGCTTCTTTCATTTCACCAGAGCACTCTACCACTCAAAGGCATGCTCGTGAGGGCAGGCTTGCCCATAAGGGCAGGCTCAGGTGAAAGTGCTGAGCTCAGAGTGGATGAATACTGGATGAGGAGTGGCCCACGGTGAGGAATGAGTGaacgcatgcatgcatgaatgaatgaatggcccTGCACAGGATCTGCTACACAGCAGGCAATGTACCTAAGCGCCCTGGGTGAAAGAACAGAATGGGGTCTGACAGTGTGAAGGATCGGTCAGagtggcacatagtaggtgctcagtgTACATGGAAAAAAGCCATGGCTACCAGACACTAGGTGGTAGGTGGCTGTCCAGTCCCAACCACTTCTACCTGCAGCCCCTGGAGGCGGAGGCCAGCTCAGTGCACAGCCTGGAGAGACAGGTAGGTGAGGAGGGCACAGCCAGTGTTTGGGAGGGTCCAGTGTCCTGAAGTCCTCAAGTGCTGACCTAGGCCTCTGTAGGTGCAGGAGCTGCAACAGATGCTGgcggagaagcaggaggagaaggagagcctGGGCCGGGAGGTGGAGAGCCTGCAGAGCCGTCTgtccctgctggaggtgggtgggGCTTGGGAGTGCAGAGCCACAGAAGGAAGGTCCCTAGGGATTAGGGCGTTGCCTTAGGGGCAGGGCAAGAGGCTGGGTGGGGTGGAGCTTGGAATGGCCAAAGAGATGTAAGGAAAAGCAGGGAGTGAATGTGGAAAGAGGCTTTCATCAAAGTGTGTCCTGCCAGTGTTGGGAGGGGTAAGGGGTGGGGTCCCAGCATGGGTGAGGAGTGTGGTAGAGTGTGGCCAACTCTGACATGCCAGAACTTCACCTATGCACCATGGTGCATCCATAATGTCCCAGCCACACATGACTTCCATAAAAATCACACACTTATCAAGACTTCTGCAAACACACGCACCCATGCAAAGATTCTAGCCCCTCTGACACACACATCACAATCACACGTGCCCCAAACATATAAATATACCAGTCACACACAGGCCAcagccctcacacagacacagacacccacacactgCTCAGAGTGTGCAATTAGAGTTGGTGATATAGACCAGTCAATAAAGAGGTTGCTGCCAACCCTACTGACCTGAGTCCACTCCCCacatgacagaaggagagaaccaattcttcTGACTGCTGACTTGTACTGTGGCGTGTGTGCACATcctgcaggcacacacagaatAAGTGTGATAAAATGTCCCTCCAAGCACACCatggcacagacatacacagagatgaGCATGTATTTGGGGATGTGCTGGGATTCAAGCCCAGAGCCAGACTCTGGCCAGAACATCCCTCAGTgatgagtgcttgcctagcatgtgtgaaggcCCTGGTCCATACCTGCATCTCACTAGAAGGTGGAAGGGCCATTTGGGTGCtcagcagacacagacacagccagTTTGGAGCTGACCCCCAATCCCGCTGTTGTGTGGATATATGGACATTGTCAGTTTGGGAGGACCTAAAGTCTCTTGTCAGTAAGGAGCAGGGTCTGAAGGTCTACTTTGTGCTGGACTCCtagaatgagagagaaaacacaagcTATGATGTAGCTACCCTGCAGGATGAGGAGGGTGAGATGCCTGACTTCCCAGGTGAGATctgcccctccacacacacacacacaccctccctgcTGCCTACCCGGGATTCTGAGGGGTGGATGGCCATGTGGACACAAAACCACGACCATGGCCTTCCATGGAGGAGGCACATGATGCCAGAAGGGCACAGACACTATGATCCCCACCTGCCTGAGGCAATGCACCTCCCCACTGAGCAGTTCCTGACTGTCCCTCATGGCATGTGTCCCCAGCCTGACTCTGTGCTGTTCTCAACCttgtcaggagctgatgcactgATGCCAAAGAACCAGAGTCCATCAGCAGAGGAAATAGTTGCTTCCCTACAGGAGCAGGTGGCTCAGCTCACCAGGCAGAACCAGGAGCTGCTGGAAAAGGTccaggtggggaaactgaggcagtggACATCTCTGCAGACCTCGGGGTGGGCAGGGAACATGGTGAGCCCACCTCTtagcctgcctgcctccccacccccagatccTTGAGGAGTTTGAAAAGGATGAGGCGCAGATGGCAGAAGAAAGTCAGGCCGAGGTCGTCCCCCTGGTCTTGTATGAATCCTTACGGGCAGAGCTTGAGCAGCTTCGGAGGCAATACACAGAGGCCATGCAttcgcagcagcagcagcaggagggggAGCCACCCAGGGCTCAAGAAGGAGAAGAGACAGCATACCAGGAAATCAAGGATAAGGGAATCACTATCCAGAATGGACCCAGCGTCCCAGACCTCAACGGCACCACATATGCAGAAACCAAAGCAAATGGAATGGAACTCCAAGCAGGAGGCTCCAAGGGTGTCTGGAATACTGAAGCAGGGGTTTCAGAAGCAGCACCCATAGAACCCGAGGCTGCAGGTTCAGAGGCCACGGGGAAAGACAGACTGGCAGCCAAGGAAATGGACACTAGTGCTACTATGGCTGAGGCCCTAAATGTGAAAGCTCTAGGTGACAATGCCGAAAGTGAGCCAGTGGCTGCCGAAGAtacaggaggaaaagagaatCCAGGAATGAAAGCTGATGAGGTGGATGTGTTGGCACAGGCAGGGCTCACAGGTACAGTGATTAGAAACATGGAGGCCATCGGAGTGCGGGATACAGGAATTCAGGCCACAGGATTAGAGGCTAAGGCAGTGAAGACCACTGGAGTGCAGGCCACAGTGGCGGAGGTCATAGGAGTGAAGGTCACAGGAGTGCAGACCACAGCGATAGAAGCTAtaggagtcaaggacaccaccCAGGTGGCCACAGGAGCGCAGGCCGATTGCTGGCAGGCCACGGAGGCAGACTGCACCGGAGCGCAGGACACAGCTATGGAGCCCACGGGGGCACAGGCCACTGTGACAGAGACTACGGAAGCCGAGACCAGCGGCACGGAGGACCCTTGCGCTGCGATCCTGCACccgggggcggcggcggcggcgctgcAGGCCGAGCTGGAGACCCGGATCCGCGGTCTGGAGGAGGCGCTACGCAGAAGGGAGCGGGAGGCTGCGGCCGAGTTAGAGGCTGCTCGGGGCCGTTTTGCAGAGGCTGAGGAGGCGGCGCGGGGGCGGAGCCGCGAGCTAGAGGCGCTTCGGGAATTGCTGGCCACGGCCACGGCTACCGGCGAGCGCGCACGCACAGAGGCCGCCGAGTTGCGCCAAGCGCTAGCTGCCTCCGAGGCTCGGGTCGCCGAACTCAGCTCTACCGTGGACGCCGCTCGCGAGGAGCTGGAGCGCATGCGCGGGGCCTCGGTTCCTGCGGACGAGCACGAGCACGCGCTGAGCGCCCTGCGCGACCACGTGACCCGGCTGCAGGCGCAGCTGGCGGACCTGGCGCGCAGGCACGAGAAGACTAGCGCAGAGGTCTTCCAGGTGAGCGCCTGCGCCAGGCTGTCCTTTCAGAGGATTTCCGCGTGGGCCTGGGCGTCTGCGTGAATGTCTATCACATATACGCAGTACtccggaggccagaagagggcgtccgaTTTACTGGatgttggagttacagacatgagccaccgcgtgggtgttgggaactgaaccctggtcttctgcaagagcagtgatcTAACCCCCTttgctatttctccagcccatagtatttctatttagttttaatttattattttctatgtggtgcacacacatggcatGGTGGGAAAGTCAGATGGCAGCCTGTGGGACACAGTCCTCTCTTTCTCATGTGGATCCTGAGCACCAACCAAGGCTATTAGGCTtagctgcaagcacctttaccctgaGCCATTCCCGAGCCccctggtctgtgtgtgtgtgtgtgtgtgtgtgtgtgtgtgtgtgtgtgtgtgttttgttttgtttttatagcagAGACTTGTGTGGTTGAGGCTGATTTTGAAAGCCTGATCCTTTAGCGTCTACCTCCCAATTAGAGGGATGATAGGTGTAGCATCAGTAGGACCTGTTTACACAGAGGTGCATGTTGGGCCAGCTCTCTACCCACTGAGTCCCATCTGAgttgaaaattttgtttttgcCAACTATATTGTGTGCCCATAGCTtcacagtgaggccctgtctcaacaaaacaaaacaaaaaaagcgaACAAACTTCCTTAgaagggattgtgtgtgtgtgtgagacagtttTCGTTCTTGCtttggccttgaagtcacagtgTAGCTttggaactcctgatcctcctgcctcagcttcccgagTATCTGGGTCACAGGCTTGCACCACAAATGAGGCCACCAGGGCACAAAGAGGCCTAACCAGCTGTCCAGGGACAAACAGCCAGTAGCCAGTGGCTCTTGGCAGGACCGGGATGTTACCAGGGTCGGGTGGGAATCAGAACCTTCCTTGAGGTGGAATGGTATCAGTTCAGCATGGAAGGGTGGGAAGAGCCGAAGGATCCAAGCCACTTTGGGGTCTAAATGTCCCGAGAGTCACGCATGGGCTTGGGCCACAGGTGCAGCGTGAGGCATTGTTTATGAAGAGCGAGAGGCACGCAGCCGAGGCCCAGCTGGCCACGGCCGAGCAGCAGCTCCGGGGGCTTCGTACAGAGGCCGAGAGGGCGCGCCAGGCCCAGAGCCGTGCCCAGGAGGCCCTGGACAAAGCCAAGGAGAAGGACAAGAAGGTGGGTTCCCTCCTTGCTCACTGTTGGTGTCCACTAACCCGAGATTACACAAAACTGAAGAACCTCCCAGCCAGCAAGGGCTTGAGAATTTAGCCCATTTCTCACATGTGAAACTGAGtcccagagaaggaagaaagtctCAGCAGATTCACTTTTGGTGTTGATATGCAATGGTAACCATGGTAACAGATATCCAGCCTGTAACGTGTTCTCTAATTATCCCCATTTGAAGTAATATGCACAGAGAGGTGATACCACTCCGACAAGGTTACATGGCCACGAAATGGGTCAtaagctgggatttgaacccatttacatatttaaaaatgtttaaaatgacacatatttatttatgttggacttggagcatgcatgtgtggtcagaggacaacttgcctgAATCCATATTGTGCAagcatgtgggtcccagggattaaactcaggtagAGAGACAGGCTTGGCAGCACGTGTCTTTACCCCTGAGCTGTATCATTGGCCCCCAATTGTATCTTTTTGTGTATGCcccttgtgtgcatgtgcatgcgtggAAGTCACAGGTCAATGTTGGGCATCCcataaaatgagataaaaatcCTAAGTTGGCTTTATGGGTTGCTGGGTCTGGCCAGGCAGCCCCAggccctgtttttttttccaaggtGTGCCAACACAGGCCTTAAGATAAGGGGATGCAGGGTGTTTTCTATgaagaaccaaaccaaaacaaaaaactgtatttATTGACCTGGAGGCTCCATAATGTCTGGTCCCtgtttgctgtgaacagacatggCTGTGtaacaataaaactttattaataAGTGTCATATGTGATTTGGAATCCCTTCAGTGGTCACAAAATAGATCTttctttggatttctttttctccagatatttaaaaatatgaggaACATTTTAAGCCCTGGGCTGTATAAATACAGAGTTTTTTGGAATGTTCTCACAGCATTCGGAATTCTCCTCAAATGAGGGGATTCCTGGACTGTGTTCTGGCAAGCACCAGTGTGGTCAGAGGCTGAGTCAGCTCAGCTCCTGGCTCGAATCAGTGACCCTGTGCCAGGCTGCCCAGGAAAGGTGCCAGAGGTTCCTGGTCCCTGCCTGGCTCGGCATGTTCACTCACAGGGTCCCCTCCCTTTTGCCAGATCACAGACCTGTCCAAAGAAGTCTTTACACTGAAGGAGGCTCTGAAGGTGCAGCAGTCCACCCCAGCCAGCTCCAAGGAGGAGGAGGCTCTGCGCGGCCAGGTGACAGCCCTGCAGCAGCAGATACAGGTACTGGCTCTGTATATGGGGCAGGGGTGATGGGAGCCATAGACAGAGCAATCGGGGTAGAGGTGGGGGTGGCTGGCAGGGTACAGGCTGGGCAGGGGACCTCAGACACTTCCCGAGGCAGTCACTAGCAGCCACTGGACATGGGGTTTTGACTCTGTGGGCGTGTCTCCCTCTAGATGGGCTTCCCTCCCTTTCCATTCCAagcccccttctctccttcccttccctcctgttcccttcctccttctccacctctcTTTTGTGGCAGGGTCtcaggtagaccaggctgacctcaaattcacaatgTACACAAGGATGACCTTGTACCTCTGATATCCCCATCTCCCGTGTGTCCACAGGAGGAGGCCCGGGAGCATGGCGCTGTGGTGGCTTTATACCGCACCCATCTCCTGTATGCCATTCAGGTgagtcctctgcctcctgactccaGTCCAGCTTTATTGATCCCCTGACACTACCTGGGCCTCGGTTTCTCCTTCTGTTCAGAGCCAGCCTCATGGTTTCTGGGAACATCCCTGTGCACTGACTTATTTCTTGGGGGCATTGATACCCTGGGTTTGAATAGACAGATTTGCAAGGGAAAGGGTAGCATCTACCAGAAGCATCAGGGTGTGACTCTGCCTCTGTCATCTCCCACCTCACCAGGGACAGATGGATGAGGATGTACAGTGCATTTTGAGCCAGATTCTGCAGATGCAGCGGCTTCAGGCTCAGGGTCGCTGAGGACACAGCTCAACTGTTCAGTCTCCATCCTTCACCTCTACAAGCAGAAGCCACAGACACCATCTTCCCCAGCTCCCAGGGGATGAACAAGATTCAACACTCAATGGGAGACCAGCCTGGGGCCTTATCGATGGTGGCCAGCTGACCACCCCACACTCCCTATAGTCTGTTCCTCTGATTCCCAGCACTCCCCATTTGATATATTGGGAACCCTGATATGCCACCTACATCACAACCCCCACTCAGGAGGACAagcttggtgtgtgtatgtgtgtgtgtaaaagggcggggggtggggtggggcaggaatACCCAGTGTGACACACTGGGTAAGGGCAGCTATGGGGCAGGGGACTCAGGACACAGTTTGATCTTCTGGTTCCATAACACGACTATGGCAATAAATGTAAGTGCAATGTAATATTTAAAGAAACCAAGTCGCAAGAGTTGTGTCTCTCTCGGGTGGAAATACACCTAGGAAGGGGTGGGAGTGTGGTCAGCAGTGGAACCCTGTGACCACTCTAGAGGTGGTGGGGTCTGGGATGATGGAGTTGATAATCGAGGCAGACTAAAATCTCATGcaataggcatctttattcaaagTCTCAGACAGTGTATGCTCTCAGGTTTACGAAAGGTTGCatgaggacaggcagggctacaacGAAACCCAACCTTGGAaaaactgagacagagagagagagagggagagggagagggagagggagagagagagagagagaggagagaaacatGTTTTCCCTAGAAGCAAAACAGTTTCTTTGAATAACAGCAGCAAGTCATGTAATCTGAAGTAAATGCCAGGAGGAGCATGAACACACTGAGGCCGcaagactcttgtcttgtttctgaGTGTTCCCACAGCATTCGGGAATCTCCTTAAATGACTGGATGCATGGACTGTGTTCTGACAAGCAGGAGCCTGCTCAGCTTACACAAGACCTATGACGCCAAactaattttcttattttctctttctctttc encodes:
- the Ankrd24 gene encoding ankyrin repeat domain-containing protein 24 isoform X15, coding for MKTLRARFKKTEASCVVDIEDSSGWTALHHAAAGGCLSCSKLLCSFKAHMNPRDRSGATPLIIAAQMCHTDLCRLLLQQGAATNDQDLQGRTALMLACEGGSPETVEVLLQGGAQLSITDALGQDATHYGALTGDKLILQLLHESARRSSPPSASLEEDSGEASSQNSVSSHEKQGAPKKRKAPQPPASTPVPDDRDAYEEIVRLRQERGRLLQKIRGLEQHKERRRKEPLEAEASSVHSLERQVQELQQMLAEKQEEKESLGREVESLQSRLSLLENERENTSYDVATLQDEEGEMPDFPGADALMPKNQSPSAEEIVASLQEQVAQLTRQNQELLEKVQILEEFEKDEAQMAEESQAEVVPLVLYESLRAELEQLRRQYTEAMHSQQQQQEGEPPRAQEGEETAYQEIKDKGITIQNGPSVPDLNGTTYAETKANGMELQAGGSKGVWNTEAGVSEAAPIEPEAAGSEATGKDRLAAKEMDTSATMAEALNVKALGDNAESEPVAAEDTGGKENPGMKADEVDVLAQAGLTGTVIRNMEAIGVRDTGIQATGLEAKAVKTTGVQATVAEVIGVKVTGVQTTAIEAIGVKDTTQVATGAQADCWQATEADCTGAQDTAMEPTGAQATVTETTEAETSGTEDPCAAILHPGAAAAALQAELETRIRGLEEALRRREREAAAELEAARGRFAEAEEAARGRSRELEALRELLATATATGERARTEAAELRQALAASEARVAELSSTVDAAREELERMRGASVPADEHEHALSALRDHVTRLQAQLADLARRHEKTSAEVFQVQREALFMKSERHAAEAQLATAEQQLRGLRTEAERARQAQSRAQEALDKAKEKDKKITDLSKEVFTLKEALKVQQSTPASSKEEEALRGQVTALQQQIQEEAREHGAVVALYRTHLLYAIQGQMDEDVQCILSQILQMQRLQAQGR
- the Ankrd24 gene encoding ankyrin repeat domain-containing protein 24 isoform X16 produces the protein MTSPVTPSQASCVVDIEDSSGWTALHHAAAGGCLSCSKLLCSFKAHMNPRDRSGATPLIIAAQMCHTDLCRLLLQQGAATNDQDLQGRTALMLACEGGSPETVEVLLQGGAQLSITDALGQDATHYGALTGDKLILQLLHESARRSSPPSASLEEDSGEASSQNSVSSHEKQGAPKKRKAPQPPASTPVPDDRDAYEEIVRLRQERGRLLQKIRGLEQHKERRRKEPLEAEASSVHSLERQVQELQQMLAEKQEEKESLGREVESLQSRLSLLENERENTSYDVATLQDEEGEMPDFPGADALMPKNQSPSAEEIVASLQEQVAQLTRQNQELLEKVQILEEFEKDEAQMAEESQAEVVPLVLYESLRAELEQLRRQYTEAMHSQQQQQEGEPPRAQEGEETAYQEIKDKGITIQNGPSVPDLNGTTYAETKANGMELQAGGSKGVWNTEAGVSEAAPIEPEAAGSEATGKDRLAAKEMDTSATMAEALNVKALGDNAESEPVAAEDTGGKENPGMKADEVDVLAQAGLTGTVIRNMEAIGVRDTGIQATGLEAKAVKTTGVQATVAEVIGVKVTGVQTTAIEAIGVKDTTQVATGAQADCWQATEADCTGAQDTAMEPTGAQATVTETTEAETSGTEDPCAAILHPGAAAAALQAELETRIRGLEEALRRREREAAAELEAARGRFAEAEEAARGRSRELEALRELLATATATGERARTEAAELRQALAASEARVAELSSTVDAAREELERMRGASVPADEHEHALSALRDHVTRLQAQLADLARRHEKTSAEVFQVQREALFMKSERHAAEAQLATAEQQLRGLRTEAERARQAQSRAQEALDKAKEKDKKITDLSKEVFTLKEALKVQQSTPASSKEEEALRGQVTALQQQIQEEAREHGAVVALYRTHLLYAIQGQMDEDVQCILSQILQMQRLQAQGR
- the Ankrd24 gene encoding ankyrin repeat domain-containing protein 24 isoform X2, translating into MKQLCLCAAASFALRLSPTDLSSCPPCGRCPIPKPAARGRRQGQDWGKSDQRLLQAVENNDVARVASLIAHKGLVPTKLDPEGKSAFHLAAMRGAAGCLEVMLAQGADVMSTDGAGYNALHLAAKYGHPECLKQLLEASCVVDIEDSSGWTALHHAAAGGCLSCSKLLCSFKAHMNPRDRSGATPLIIAAQMCHTDLCRLLLQQGAATNDQDLQGRTALMLACEGGSPETVEVLLQGGAQLSITDALGQDATHYGALTGDKLILQLLHESARRSSPPSASLEEDSGEASSQNSVSSHEKQGAPKKRKAPQPPASTPVPDDRDAYEEIVRLRQERGRLLQKIRGLEQHKERRRKEPLEAEASSVHSLERQVQELQQMLAEKQEEKESLGREVESLQSRLSLLENERENTSYDVATLQDEEGEMPDFPGADALMPKNQSPSAEEIVASLQEQVAQLTRQNQELLEKVQILEEFEKDEAQMAEESQAEVVPLVLYESLRAELEQLRRQYTEAMHSQQQQQEGEPPRAQEGEETAYQEIKDKGITIQNGPSVPDLNGTTYAETKANGMELQAGGSKGVWNTEAGVSEAAPIEPEAAGSEATGKDRLAAKEMDTSATMAEALNVKALGDNAESEPVAAEDTGGKENPGMKADEVDVLAQAGLTGTVIRNMEAIGVRDTGIQATGLEAKAVKTTGVQATVAEVIGVKVTGVQTTAIEAIGVKDTTQVATGAQADCWQATEADCTGAQDTAMEPTGAQATVTETTEAETSGTEDPCAAILHPGAAAAALQAELETRIRGLEEALRRREREAAAELEAARGRFAEAEEAARGRSRELEALRELLATATATGERARTEAAELRQALAASEARVAELSSTVDAAREELERMRGASVPADEHEHALSALRDHVTRLQAQLADLARRHEKTSAEVFQVQREALFMKSERHAAEAQLATAEQQLRGLRTEAERARQAQSRAQEALDKAKEKDKKITDLSKEVFTLKEALKVQQSTPASSKEEEALRGQVTALQQQIQEEAREHGAVVALYRTHLLYAIQGQMDEDVQCILSQILQMQRLQAQGR